Proteins from a single region of Puntigrus tetrazona isolate hp1 chromosome 2, ASM1883169v1, whole genome shotgun sequence:
- the olfm3b gene encoding noelin-3 has translation MRALIVVLKPLCFLALLGYCPSATIRPKEGWQVYSSAQDADGRCICTVVAPEQNLCSRDAKSRQLRQLLEKIQNMSQSIEVLNLRTQRDFQYVMKMESQMKGLRSKFRQIESNRRTLLTKNFQELKGKMNELQPLIPVLEQYKTDATLISQFKEEIRNLSLVLIAIQEEIGAYDYEELQQRVFGLEGRLRNCMNKLTCGKLMKITGPITVKTSGTRFGAWMTDPQASPKNNKVWYMDSYTNNKIVREYKSVSDFVSGVESRTYNLPFSWAGTNHVVYNGSLYYNKYRSNIIVRYSFESGRVMTQRALESAGFHNVYPYSWGGFSDIDLMADELGLWAIYATNQNAGNVVISQLDPLTIQVLNSWNTEYSKRNAGESFMICGTLYITNSHMTGAKVYFSYSTKTSTYEYMDIPIHNQYFHMSMLDYNARDRALYGWNNGHQVLFNVTLFHIIKTDDES, from the exons ATGCGGGCGCTGATCGTGGTGCTGAAACCGCTGTGTTTTCTCGCTCTGCTCGGCTACTGCCCTTCCGCG ACCATCAGACCAAAGGAGGGCTGGCAGGTGTACAGTTCAGCGCAGGATGCCGACGGCCGCTGCATCTGTACAGTGGTGGCACCAGAACAGAACCTGTGCTCCAGAGACGCAAAGAGCAGACAGCTCCGCCAGCTACTGGAGAAG ATTCAGAACATGTCGCAATCAATCGAAGTGCTGAACCTGAGGACCCAGAGGGACTTCCAGTATGTCATGAAAATGGAGAGCCAGATGAAAGGACTCCGATCAAAGTTCAGACAAATCGAGTCGAACCGAAGAACATTATTGACTAAAAACTTTCAG GAGCTGAAGGGGAAGATGAACGAACTGCAGCCGCTGATTCCAGTGCTGGAGCAGTACAAGACTGACGCCACGCTCATATCTCAGTTCAAGGAGGAGATCAGGAACCTGTCTCTGGTGCTGATTGCTATCCAGGAGGAGATAGGAGCGTACGATTACGAGGAGCTCCAGCAAAGGGTCTTCGGCTTGGAGGGAAGACTGAGGAACTGTATGAACAAACTCA CGTGTGGTAAGTTGATGAAAATCACGGGCCCCATCACTGTAAAGACATCAGGAACGAGGTTTGGAGCTTGGATGACAGACCCTCAGGCTTCACCTAAGAACAACAAG GTCTGGTACATGGACAGCTATACAAACAACAAGATCGTCCGTGAGTACAAATCGGTAAGCGACTTTGTGTCTGGCGTGGAGTCAAGAACCTACAACCTTCCGTTCAGCTGGGCCGGAACTAATCATGTGGTCTACAACGGCTCCCTTTACTACAACAAATACCGGAGCAACATCATTGTCAGGTACAGCTTTGAAAGCGGCCGGGTTATGACCCAACGAGCTCTCGAGTCCGCCGGCTTCCACAACGTCTACCCATACAGCTGGGGCGGATTCTCAGACATTGACCTGATGGCCGACGAGCTCGGTTTGTGGGCCATCTATGCCACCAATCAGAATGCAGGGAATGTAGTGATCAGCCAGCTGGACCCTCTGACCATCCAGGTGCTGAACTCTTGGAACACAGAGTACTCCAAACGAAACGCGGGTGAGTCCTTCATGATCTGCGGCACACTGTACATCACCAACTCCCACATGACCGGTGCTAAGGTATACTTCTCATACTCCACCAAAACCTCTACCTACGAGTACATGGACATCCCCATCCACAACCAGTACTTTCACATGTCCATGCTGGATTACAACGCCAGGGATCGTGCACTTTACGGCTGGAACAATGGCCACCAGGTACTGTTCAACGTCACGCTGTTCCACATTATTAAAACCGACGACGAATCCTGA
- the tecrl2b gene encoding trans-2,3-enoyl-CoA reductase-like 2b isoform X1 has product MGCVDLRSLFTVAQFIKARCDHGLKAGESKNKNYVFFEVEILDPKSKAQLCYLDKVEPNATIAEIKTLLHKIYPKFYPSRQALKLHPEGKALSDDDVLEDLPVGTTATMFFQDLGPQLGWTMVFLAECLGPLFIYLLFYYRLPYIYGHEFDFTRSPFKVVKLASWCHSLHYIKRLVETIFIHRFSDGTLPLRTIMLLCLYYWGFAAWQAYYINHPLYTPATYGRLQIYCALAMFLVCEFGNFSVHLILNRISCNGSRPTEIPYPTNNPFTWLFFFVSCPNYTYEVGSWISFTVMTQCVPVGVFAFLGFIQMTIWARAKHKTYIEQFKDYPDLRTAIIPLFF; this is encoded by the exons ATGGGATGTGTGGATTTAAGGAGTCTCTTCACCGTAGCCCAGTTCATAAAGGCCAGATGTGACCACGGCCTGAAAGCTGGCGAGAGCAAGAATAAGAATTATGTCTTTTTTGAGGTGGAGATCCTGGACCCCAAGAGCAAGGCGCAACTCTGCTACCTGGATAAG GTGGAGCCCAACGCCACTATCGCAGAGATCAAGACTTTGTTGCACAAAattt ACCCCAAGTTTTATCCATCGAGACAGGCCCTGAAGCTACATCCAG AGGGAAAGGCCCTCAGTGACGACGATGTGCTGGAGGATCTACCGGTCGGCACGACCGCAACCATGTTCTTCCAGGACCTCGGCCCACAGTTAGGCTGGACTATG GTGTTTCTGGCAGAGTGTCTCGGGCCGCTTTTCATTTACCTGCTGTTCTACTATCGCCTTCCTTACATCTACGGGCACGAGTTCGACTTCACCCGCAGTCCATTTAAAGTTGTCaa ACTGGCTAGCTGGTGCCACTCTCTTCATTACATCAAGAGGCTTGTGGAAACTATTTTCATCCATCGTTTTTCCGACGGAACGTTACCTTTACGCACCATCATGCTG CTCTGTCTGTATTACTGGGGGTTTGCAGCGTGGCAGGCGTATTACATCAACCACCCGCTCTACACCCCAGCAA CTTATGGGAGACTTCAAATCTACTGCGCGCTGGCAATGTTTTTG GTCTGTGAGTTTGGCAATTTCTCAGTTCATCTGATTTTGAATCGGATCAGCTGTAACG GCTCCAGGCCTACAGAGATTCCTTATCCGACAAATAATCCATTCACTTGGCTCTTTTTCTTCGTGTCCTGCCCAAACTACACATATGAG GTGGGATCATGGATCAGCTTCACGGTCATGACACAGTGTGTTCCAG tgggagtttttgcatttttgggcTTCATTCAGATGACTATATGGGCTCGGGCGAAGCATAAAACCTACATCGAGCAATTCAAAGACTATCCTGACTTGAGAACGGCCATCATTCCACTCTTCTTCTAG
- the tecrl2b gene encoding trans-2,3-enoyl-CoA reductase-like 2b isoform X2 produces MGCVDLRSLFTVAQFIKARCDHGLKAGESKNKNYVFFEVEILDPKSKAQLCYLDKVEPNATIAEIKTLLHKIYPKFYPSRQALKLHPEGKALSDDDVLEDLPVGTTATMFFQDLGPQLGWTMVFLAECLGPLFIYLLFYYRLPYIYGHEFDFTRSPFKVVKLASWCHSLHYIKRLVETIFIHRFSDGTLPLRTIMLLCLYYWGFAAWQAYYINHPLYTPATYGRLQIYCALAMFLVCEFGNFSVHLILNRISCNGGIMDQLHGHDTVCSSGSFCIFGLHSDDYMGSGEA; encoded by the exons ATGGGATGTGTGGATTTAAGGAGTCTCTTCACCGTAGCCCAGTTCATAAAGGCCAGATGTGACCACGGCCTGAAAGCTGGCGAGAGCAAGAATAAGAATTATGTCTTTTTTGAGGTGGAGATCCTGGACCCCAAGAGCAAGGCGCAACTCTGCTACCTGGATAAG GTGGAGCCCAACGCCACTATCGCAGAGATCAAGACTTTGTTGCACAAAattt ACCCCAAGTTTTATCCATCGAGACAGGCCCTGAAGCTACATCCAG AGGGAAAGGCCCTCAGTGACGACGATGTGCTGGAGGATCTACCGGTCGGCACGACCGCAACCATGTTCTTCCAGGACCTCGGCCCACAGTTAGGCTGGACTATG GTGTTTCTGGCAGAGTGTCTCGGGCCGCTTTTCATTTACCTGCTGTTCTACTATCGCCTTCCTTACATCTACGGGCACGAGTTCGACTTCACCCGCAGTCCATTTAAAGTTGTCaa ACTGGCTAGCTGGTGCCACTCTCTTCATTACATCAAGAGGCTTGTGGAAACTATTTTCATCCATCGTTTTTCCGACGGAACGTTACCTTTACGCACCATCATGCTG CTCTGTCTGTATTACTGGGGGTTTGCAGCGTGGCAGGCGTATTACATCAACCACCCGCTCTACACCCCAGCAA CTTATGGGAGACTTCAAATCTACTGCGCGCTGGCAATGTTTTTG GTCTGTGAGTTTGGCAATTTCTCAGTTCATCTGATTTTGAATCGGATCAGCTGTAACG GTGGGATCATGGATCAGCTTCACGGTCATGACACAGTGTGTTCCAG tgggagtttttgcatttttgggcTTCATTCAGATGACTATATGGGCTCGGGCGAAGCATAA
- the abca4b gene encoding retinal-specific phospholipid-transporting ATPase ABCA4: protein MNTGSQIRLLLWKNWTLRKRQKIRFLVEILWPVFLFIGLVWLRRANPLYRQHECHFPSKAMPSTGILPWIQGIFCNANNPCFRHQTRGESPGVVSNYHNSILARFYQDSQELLFNDTEFRQLGRLWHEATILSNFMETLRTNPALVAGKGLTVEHILKDDEGLTSFLLRDAGLSEAVVYDLTNAQVRVEQFAYGIPDLTLKEIACSQALLERFLIFPSRGGLYGVHNAMCALSQQRLQKIEDVLYANIDFFKLLRLLPMVLDNRTTGIDLQFWGRVLSALSDKLQELAERPSSQDLMRVMYSIFQSGGSSSFSQLMSTVSDLFCGYPEGEITQVFSFNWYEDNNYKAFLGINSSRGHDSYTYDKTATPFCNALMQNLESNPVTKIMWNSVKPLVMGKILYTPDSPAVRKILKSANTTFEELERLQKMGKVWEEVGPQLWEFFQNSVQMNMIRDTLRNPTVMDFLDRRLQETQFSTKDILNFLHNGPEHDRYMNMTNFDWRNVFSVADQAIRMFNRYSECISLDKFVGHMDENLMTHQALHLLGENKFWAGLVFMDMYPWTTDLPRHVKFKIRMDIDAVERTNKIKDRYWDPGPRADPVEDHRYIWGGFAYLQDMIEHGILKLHTGHDWPLGVYLQQMPYPCYVDDMFMLTLNRCFPIFMVLAWIYSVSMVVKSIVLEKEMRLKETLKAMGVSNGVIWYTWFIDSFLMMATSTALLTAIIMVGKVLNYSDPIILFLFLLTFTVATIMQCFLMSVFFNKANLAAACSGIIYFTLYLPHIFCFAWQDRITKEMKLAVSFLSPVAFGFGTEYLSRYEEQGLGLQWDNIRTSPLEGDEYSFFTSIRMMLLDAVVYAVLAWYLDNVFPGQYGIGRPFYFPLQPSYWLKLTPQPSQKPDPGPEKPVVNNVEKQGDVEYGGLSPDHRECNGSRSSKQCKHREKRERMEKEREREEQLKMQEEVQQEIQPVHDGNPFFEPEPEGLLIGVSVQELVKVYSKSSRPAVDCLNMNFYEGQITSFLGHNGAGKTTTLSILTGLFPPTSGTAYIYGKDIRTEMDTIRQSLGMCPQYNILFNHLTVEEHILFYSLMKGRDHKEAMQELENMLEDLELPHKRDEEAQNLSGGMQRKLSVAMAFVGGSKVVILDEPTSGVDPYSRRSIWDLLLKYRTGRTVILSTHHMDEADLLSDRVAIISKGKLHCSGSPLFLKNCFGVGFYLTLVRRMKDQRKKENECDCASECSCSCSTCTRYKEESHALQPERILDGNVESITALIHHHVPEAKLIEMIGQEMTYLLPNKGFKYRAYASLFRELEETLGDMGLSSFGISDTSLEEIFLKVTADGEAANSSVTPEQWMLQQRKDREAASNVEDANGVSPLESDNSAGRASRQVKGLSLVLKQFHALLVKRFHHATRSHKDFLAQIVLPASFVLIALVFTMIVPPFGEYPSLTLTPWMYGPQFTFISNEQPSHPKMRHFIQTLLKDPGMGTRCMANQPLESLFTCLNTTSDWEVPPVSPEFENILLSPEWNKRNPSPSCECSTDRKLTMLPVCPAGAGGMPPRQRQEPTGDILLDMTNKNISDYLVKTYPKLIKTSLKSKYWVNEQRYGGLSVGGQLPILDVDPEEIQGVFSQLGRMMNITGGPYSKSAMNELGMFLHYMESEYNVKVWYNNKGWHAMVSFMNVANNAILRAYLPPHANPSEYGITAINHPLNLTKEQLSEVTVLTTSVDAVVAICVIFAMSFIPASFILYLIQERVTKAKHLQFVSGVSPLVYWIANFFWDMINYSVSTAMVVGIFVGFDKKCYTSPTNLPALVALLCLYGWSVTPMMYPMSYMFNVPSTAYVSLSCINLFIGINSSAITFILELFENNRSLLMFNEVLKNVLLVFPHFCLGRGLIDMAMNQAVTDVYARFGEEFFMDPFRWNFVGKNLFCMAVEGFVYFIFNLLIQYNFFLDRWASDYAKSPVKDEDDDVAQERERIYKGGNKNDILLIRDLSKTYRRRKRPAVDKICVGVPAGECFGLLGVNGAGKTTTFKMLTGDTDVTSGEASVTGYSILTNILDVHQNMGYCPQFDAIDELLTGKEHLYLYARLRGIPESEIGRVAEWGIQKLGLSEYAGNCAGTYSGGNKRKLSTAIAMIGCPPLVLLDEPTTGMDPHSRRFLWTAILSIIRDGRAVVLTSHSMEECEALCTRLAIMVNGTFKCLGTIQHLKYKFGGGYVVTMKIKAEKPGVPPDLIPAESFMDSSFPGCIQREKHYNTLQYEIAAASLARVFQLVLTNKERLNIEDYSVSQTTLDQVFVSFAKQQSGEDDAQLRASVPRREKKVSPLRRVATKNS, encoded by the exons GTAAAGGACTGACGGTAGAGCACATTCTGAAGGACGACGAGGGACTGACGTCATTCCTGCTGCGGGACGCTGGGCTTTCAGAGGCCGTGGTGTACGATCTTACGAACGCTCAAGTGCGGGTGGAGCAA TTTGCGTATGGAATCCCAGATCTGACTCTGAAAGAGATCGCCTGCAGTCAGGCTCTTCTGGAGAGATTCCTCATCTTCCCCAGCCGTGGAGGGCTGTACGGGGTCCACAATGCCATGTGTGCCCTTTCCCAGCAAAGGCTGCAGAAGATCGAGGACGTGCTGTATGCCAACATAGACTTCTTCAAGCTTTTGCGACTG TTGCCCATGGTGCTGGATAACCGCACGACCGGGATAGACCTGCAGTTCTGGGGTCGAGTGCTTTCAGCGTTGTCCGACAAGCTTCAGGAG CTTGCGGAGAGGCCCAGCTCCCAGGACTTGATGCGGGTCATGTACTCCATCTTCCAGTCCGGGGGTTCCTCGTCCTTCAGTCAGCTGATGTCCACTGTGTCGGATCTCTTCTGCGGATACCCTGAGGGTGAGATCACCCAGGTCTTCTCCTTTAATTGGTACGAGGATAACAACTACAAGGCTTTCCTAGGCATCAACAGCTCCAGAGGACATGACAGCTACACCTATGACAAGACAGCAA CTCcattttgtaatgcattgaTGCAGAACTTAGAGTCGAACCCTGTTACGAAAATCATGTGGAATTCAGTGAAGCCTCTGGTGATGGGGAAGATCCTCTATACCCCAGACTCCCCGGCtgtcagaaaaatattaaaaagt GCCAACACTACTTTTGAGGAGCTAGAGCGGTTGCAGAAAATGGGGAAGGTCTGGGAAGAGGTGGGACCGCAGCTCTGGGAATTCTTTCAGAACAGCGTCCAAATGAACATGATACGG GACACACTTAGAAACCCCACAGTGATGGACTTTTTGGACAGGCGTCTTCAAGAAACACAATTCTCCACCAAAGACATCCTTAACTTCCTGCACAATGGCCCAGAGCACGACAGATATATGAACATGACAAACTTTGACTGGAGAAATGTCTTTAGTGTGGCCGATCAGGCCATTCGGATGTTCAACCGGTACAGTGAG TGTATAAGTCTGGACAAGTTTGTGGGTCACATGGATGAGAATCTGATGACTCATCAGGCTCTGCACCTGTTGGGGGAGAATAAGTTCTGGGCAGGTCTGGTCTTCATGGACATGTACCCCTGGACCACAGATCTGCCCCGCCATGTCAAGTTCAAGATCCGAATGGACATTGATGCAGTGGAACGCACCAACAAAATCAAAGACAG GTACTGGGACCCTGGGCCAAGGGCAGACCCAGTGGAAGACCATCGCTATATTTGGGGAGGTTTTGCCTACCTGCAGGACATGATTGAACACGGAATCCTCAAGTTACACACAGGTCATGACTGGCCTTTAGGTGTTTACCTGCAGCAGATGCCCTACCCCTGCTACGTGGATGACAT GTTCATGCTGACTCTAAACCGCTGTTTCCCCATCTTCATGGTGTTGGCATGGATCTACTCAGTGTCAATGGTAGTGAAAAGCATCGTGTTGGAGAAGGAAATGAGGCTGAAGGAGACCCTGAAGGCCATGGGCGTTTCCAATGGAGTCATCTGGTACACGTGGTTCATCGACAGCTTCCTCATGATGGCCACCAGCACTGCTCTGCTGACTGCCATTATCATG GTAGGCAAAGTGCTGAATTACAGTGATCCCATCATCCTGTTTCTGTTTCTACTCACGTTCACGGTGGCCACTATTATGCAGTGTTTCTTGATGAGTGTGTTCTTCAATAAGGCCAACTTGGCTGCGGCTTGCAGTGGCATCATCTACTTCACCCTCTACCTCCCTCACATCTTCTGTTTCGCCTGGCAGGATCGCATTACCAAGGAAATGAAGTTAGCTGTG AGCTTTCTGTCTCCAGTTGCATTTGGTTTTGGGACAGAGTATCTGTCCCGCTATGAGGAGCAAGGCCTCGGGCTGCAGTGGGACAATATTCGTACAAGTCCTCTAGAGGGTGATGAGTACTCCTTCTTCACTTCCATTCGCATGATGCTATTGGATGCAGTTGTTTATGCTGTTTTGGCTTGGTATCTCGACAACGTCTTTCCAG GGCAGTATGGCATCGGTCGGCCCTTTTATTTCCCATTGCAGCCCTCTTATTGGCTGAAGCTGACACCTCAACCCTCCCAGAAACCAGATCCAG GCCCTGAGAAGCCTGTGGTAAACAACGTGGAGAAGCAGGGAGATGTGGAATATGGTGGCCTGTCACCGGACCACAGGGAATGCAATGGTTCTCGCAGCAGCAAACAATGCAAGCACAGGGAGAAACGAGAGaggatggagaaagagagagagagggaggaacaGCTGAAAATGCAGGAAGAAGTTCAACAGGAGATACAGCCTGTGCACGATG GGAATCCGTTCTTTGAGCCAGAGCCGGAAGGTCTGTTAATAGGAGTGTCAGTGCAGGAGTTAGTGAAGGTATATTCGAAATCCTCAAGACCTGCAGTGGACTGTCTCAACATGAACTTCTATGAGGGTCAGATCACTTCTTTCTTGGGTCACAACGGGGCAGGAAAGACCACCACCTT GTCCATATTGACAGGGTTATTTCCGCCCACCTCTGGAACGGCTTACATATATGGGAAGGACATTCGTACAGAAATGGACACCATACGGCAATCGTTGGGCATGTGTCCACAGTACAACATCCTCTTCAATCA CCTGACAGTGGAGGAGCATATCCTCTTCTACTCTCTGATGAAGGGACGTGATCACAAGGAGGCCATGCAGGAGCTTGAGAACATGCTGGAGGACCTAGAACTGCCTCATAAGCGAGATGAAGAAGCACAAAACCTCTCTG GGGGTatgcagaggaagctgtctgtgGCGATGGCTTTTGTGGGTGGTTCTAAGGTGGTGATACTGGATGAGCCGACATCAGGAGTGGATCCATACTCCAGACGCTCCATTTGGGACCTGCTACTCAAGTATCGCACAG GACGCACTGTAATACTGTCCACTCATCACATGGACGAGGCAGACCTGCTGAGTGACAGAGTGGCCATCATCTCTAAAGGGAAACTACACTGCAGCggttctcctctctttctcaaGAACTGCTTTGGAGTGGGTTTCTACCTCACGCTGGTGCGTCGCATGAAAGACCAGCGCAAAAAAGAG AATGAGTGCGACTGTGCGTCTGAGTGCTCCTGCTCCTGCTCCACTTGCACCAGATATAAAGAGGAAAGTCATGCATTACAACCTGAGAGAATACTAGACG GAAACGTTGAGAGCATCACTGCTCTGATTCATCACCATGTACCTGAGGCGAAGCTGATTGAAATGATTGGTCAGGAGATGACATATCTTCTTCCAAACAAAGGTTTTAAATACCGTGCGTACGCCAGCCTTTTCCGTGAACTGGAAGAAACGTTGGGTGACATGGGCCTCAGTAGCTTTGGCATATCTGACACCTCACTAGAGGAG atCTTTCTGAAGGTTACAGCAGATGGAGAAGCAGCCAACAGCTCTGTCACGCCAG AGCAATGGATGCTACAACAGAGGAAAGACAGGGAGGCTGCGAGTAATGTTGAAG ATGCTAATGGTGTAAGCCCACTGGAGTCTGACAACAGTGCTGGTAGAGCCTCCAGGCAGGTTAAAGGTTTGAGTCTCGTGCTCAAGCAGTTCCACGCTCTTCTGGTCAAGAGATTTCACCATGCCACACGTAGCCACAAAGATTTTCTTGCACAG aTTGTTTTGCCAGCCAGTTTTGTCCTTATTGCCTTGGTCTTCACTATGATCGTCCCACCGTTTGGAGAGTATCCCAGCCTGACCCTCACTCCGTGGATGTATGGACCGCAGTTTACCTTCATCAG CAATGAGCAGCCATCACACCCAAAGATGAGGCACTTCATACAGACATTGCTGAAGGATCCTGGCATGGGAACGCGCTGCATGGCAAATCAGCCTTTGga GAGCCTCTTTACCTGCCTAAACACAACTTCTGATTGGGAAGTTCCTCCAGTTTCTCCTGAGTTTGAAAACATCTTATTAAGTCCCGAGTGGAATAAAAGGAACCCCTCACCTTCCTGTGAGTGCAGCACTGATAGAAAGCTCACCATGCTGCCCGTCTGTCCGGCTGGAGCTGGAGGAATGCCACCACGCCAG AGACAAGAGCCAACAGGAGACATTTTGCTcgacatgacaaacaaaaacatctctgaCTACTTAGTGAAGACTTACCCCAAACTCATCAAGACCAG CTTGAAGAGCAAATATTGGGTGAATGAGCAAAG ATATGGTGGTCTCTCTGTTGGTGGACAACTCCCAATTCTTGACGTTGATCCAGAAGAGATTCAGGGCGTTTTTTCCCAGCTTGGACGGATGATGAATATCACAGGG GGCCCCTATTCAAAGTCGGCAATGAATGAATTAGGAATGTTCTTGCATTACATGGAGAGCGAGTACAATGTTAAG GTGTGGTATAACAACAAAGGATGGCATGCCATGGTCTCTTTCATGAATGTAGCAAACAATGCCATTCTCCGTGCTTACCTGCCGCCTCACGCCAATCCATCAGAGTACGGCATCACTGCCATCAACCACCCGCTCAACCTCACCAAAGAGCAGCTCTCAGAGGTCACTGT TCTCACCACATCAGTGGATGCAGTGGTGGCCATCTGCGTCATCTTTGCCATGTCCTTCATCCCAGCCAGCTTCATCCTCTACCTCATTCAGGAACGTGTCACCAAGGCCAAGCATCTGCAGTTTGTTAGTGGAGTCAGCCCTCTGGTCTACTGGATCGCCAACTTTTTCTGGGACATG ATAAACTACTCTGTCAGCACAGCAATGGTTGTGGGCATTTTCGTGGGTTTTGATAAGAAATGCTACACGTCACCAACCAATCTGCCAGCGCTGGTCGCTTTGCTTTGTCTCTACGG GTGGTCAGTGACGCCCATGATGTACCCCATGTCCTACATGTTTAATGTCCCCAGCACGGCATATGTGTCCCTCTCCTGCATCAACCTTTTTATTGGTATCAACAGTAGCGCCATCACCTTCATCTTAGAGCTCTTTGAGAACAATAGG TCTCTGCTAATGTTTAATGAGGTGCTGAAGAATGTGTTACTGGTCTTCCCTCACTTCTGTCTCGGCCGAGGTCTAATTGACATGGCCATGAACCAGGCTGTGACTGATGTTTATGCCAGATTTG GGGAGGAGTTTTTTATGGATCCATTCAGATGGAACTTTGTGGGGAAGAATCTCTTCTGCATGGCTGTGGAGGGTTTTGTCTATTTCATCTTCAATCTGCTCATTcagtacaatttttttcttgatCGCTG GGCGTCAGACTACGCAAAGAGCCCTGttaaagatgaagatgatgatgtaGCTCAGGAGAGAGAGCGCATATATAAAGGAGGAAACAAGAATGACATCCTTCTAATCCGAGACTTGTCAAAG ACATACAGGCGCAGAAAACGACCGGCAGTGGACAAAATCTGTGTAGGAGTTCCAGCAGGAGAG TGCTTTGGACTTCTTGGTGTAAATGGTGCAGGCAAAACGACAACCTTTAAAATGCTGACCGGAGACACGGATGTGACATCAGGGGAGGCGTCAGTAACCGGATACAG TATTCTCACCAATATCCTGGATGTGCACCAGAACATGGGCTACTGCCCTCAGTTTGACGCCATAGACGAGCTCCTGACGGGGAAGGAACACCTGTACCTCTACGCTCGCCTCCGCGGCATCCCTGAATCAGAGATCGGCAGA GTGGCCGAGTGGGGCATTCAGAAGCTGGGGCTGTCTGAATATGCAGGAAACTGTGCTGGTACCTACAGCGGGGGGAACAAGAGGAAACTCTCAACTGCTATCGCTATGATTGGCTGCCCTCCTCTAGTGCTCCTG GATGAGCCCACCACAGGAATGGACCCTCACTCTCGTCGCTTCCTGTGGACCGCCATTCTGAGTATCATCCGTGATGGAAGGGCAGTCGTTTTGACGTCTCACAG tatGGAAGAGTGTGAAGCTCTTTGTACTCGCTTGGCCATCATGGTCAATGGGACGTTCAAGTGTCTGGGCACAATCCAGCATCTGAAATACAA GTTTGGAGGTGGCTACGTAGTCACGATGAAGATCAAAGCTGAGAAACCAGGCGTGCCTCCTGACCTGATCCCGGCCGAGTCCTTTATGGACAGCAGCTTCCCAGGATGCATACAGCGAGAGAAACACTACAACACTTTACAATACGAAATCGCCGCCGCTTCACTGGCGCGGGTCTTCCAGCTGGTGTTGACCAACAAAGAGAGACTGAACATCGAGGACTACTCTGTGTCTCAGACCACGTTAGACCAG GTGTTTGTGAGTTTTGCCAAGCAGCAGTCAGGAGAAGACGATGCTCAGCTCAGAGCATCTGTGCCGAGACGGGAGAAAAAGGTCTCGCCGCTACGAAGAGTTGCGACGAAAAACAGTTAA
- the tecrl2b gene encoding trans-2,3-enoyl-CoA reductase-like 2b isoform X3: MASSTHMDMLEENIDSLRGWETIVWQGFHLEDWRRHGVINRVAYFEVEILDPKSKAQLCYLDKVEPNATIAEIKTLLHKIYPKFYPSRQALKLHPEGKALSDDDVLEDLPVGTTATMFFQDLGPQLGWTMVFLAECLGPLFIYLLFYYRLPYIYGHEFDFTRSPFKVVKLASWCHSLHYIKRLVETIFIHRFSDGTLPLRTIMLLCLYYWGFAAWQAYYINHPLYTPATYGRLQIYCALAMFLVCEFGNFSVHLILNRISCNGSRPTEIPYPTNNPFTWLFFFVSCPNYTYEVGSWISFTVMTQCVPVGVFAFLGFIQMTIWARAKHKTYIEQFKDYPDLRTAIIPLFF; encoded by the exons ATGGCCTCTTCTACTCATATGGACATGCTGGAAGAAAACATTGATTCTCTAAGAGGCTGGGAGACGATTGTGTGGCAAGGCTTTCATCTGGAGGACTGGAGGAGACATGGAGTCATTAATAGAGTCGCCTATTTCGAG GTGGAGATCCTGGACCCCAAGAGCAAGGCGCAACTCTGCTACCTGGATAAG GTGGAGCCCAACGCCACTATCGCAGAGATCAAGACTTTGTTGCACAAAattt ACCCCAAGTTTTATCCATCGAGACAGGCCCTGAAGCTACATCCAG AGGGAAAGGCCCTCAGTGACGACGATGTGCTGGAGGATCTACCGGTCGGCACGACCGCAACCATGTTCTTCCAGGACCTCGGCCCACAGTTAGGCTGGACTATG GTGTTTCTGGCAGAGTGTCTCGGGCCGCTTTTCATTTACCTGCTGTTCTACTATCGCCTTCCTTACATCTACGGGCACGAGTTCGACTTCACCCGCAGTCCATTTAAAGTTGTCaa ACTGGCTAGCTGGTGCCACTCTCTTCATTACATCAAGAGGCTTGTGGAAACTATTTTCATCCATCGTTTTTCCGACGGAACGTTACCTTTACGCACCATCATGCTG CTCTGTCTGTATTACTGGGGGTTTGCAGCGTGGCAGGCGTATTACATCAACCACCCGCTCTACACCCCAGCAA CTTATGGGAGACTTCAAATCTACTGCGCGCTGGCAATGTTTTTG GTCTGTGAGTTTGGCAATTTCTCAGTTCATCTGATTTTGAATCGGATCAGCTGTAACG GCTCCAGGCCTACAGAGATTCCTTATCCGACAAATAATCCATTCACTTGGCTCTTTTTCTTCGTGTCCTGCCCAAACTACACATATGAG GTGGGATCATGGATCAGCTTCACGGTCATGACACAGTGTGTTCCAG tgggagtttttgcatttttgggcTTCATTCAGATGACTATATGGGCTCGGGCGAAGCATAAAACCTACATCGAGCAATTCAAAGACTATCCTGACTTGAGAACGGCCATCATTCCACTCTTCTTCTAG